The following proteins come from a genomic window of Enterobacter chengduensis:
- the silR gene encoding copper/silver response regulator transcription factor SilR, which produces MKILIVEDEIKTGEYLSKGLTEAGFVVDHADNGLTGYHLAMTAEYDLVILDIMLPDVNGWDIIRMLRTAGKGMPVLLLTALGTIEHRVKGLELGADDYLVKPFAFAELLARVRTLLRRGNTMITESQFKVADLSIDLVSRKVSRAGNRIVLTSKEFSLLEFFIRHQGEVLPRSLIASQVWDMNFDSDTNAIDVAVKRLRAKIDNDYETKLIQTVRGVGYMLEVPDA; this is translated from the coding sequence ATGAAAATATTGATCGTCGAAGACGAAATTAAAACAGGTGAATATCTCAGCAAAGGGCTTACAGAGGCAGGGTTCGTAGTGGATCACGCTGATAATGGTCTTACCGGATATCATCTCGCCATGACAGCCGAGTATGATTTAGTCATTCTGGATATCATGCTACCTGATGTGAACGGCTGGGATATCATCCGCATGCTGCGCACTGCCGGAAAGGGTATGCCGGTCTTACTGCTGACAGCCCTCGGCACGATCGAACATAGGGTCAAAGGACTGGAACTGGGTGCGGACGATTATCTGGTTAAACCCTTTGCGTTTGCCGAACTGCTCGCCCGGGTGAGAACCCTTCTGAGGCGGGGAAACACGATGATCACGGAAAGCCAGTTTAAGGTGGCTGACCTCTCGATTGATCTCGTATCCAGAAAAGTCAGTCGCGCCGGAAACCGCATTGTGCTCACCAGTAAAGAGTTCAGCCTGCTGGAATTCTTCATTCGCCATCAGGGAGAGGTTCTTCCCCGCTCCCTGATTGCCTCTCAGGTCTGGGACATGAATTTTGACAGCGACACTAATGCGATCGATGTCGCAGTAAAGCGACTCCGCGCTAAAATAGACAACGATTACGAGACAAAGCTGATCCAGACAGTCCGGGGCGTGGGCTACATGCTGGAGGTCCCGGATGCATAG
- the cusF gene encoding cation efflux system protein CusF translates to MRNSLKAVLFGAFSVMFSAGLHAETHQHGDMNTASDASVQQVIKGTGVVKDIDMNTKKITISHEAIPAVGWPAMTMRFTFVNADDAINALKTGNHVDFSFIQQGNISLLKSINVTQS, encoded by the coding sequence ATGCGTAATTCACTTAAAGCCGTTTTATTTGGTGCCTTCTCTGTCATGTTTTCTGCCGGTCTTCATGCTGAAACACATCAGCATGGCGATATGAATACTGCCAGTGATGCTTCGGTACAGCAAGTTATCAAGGGCACCGGTGTCGTTAAAGACATTGATATGAATACTAAGAAAATCACCATTTCGCATGAAGCAATTCCAGCGGTGGGCTGGCCTGCAATGACCATGCGCTTTACTTTTGTTAATGCAGACGATGCTATTAATGCCCTGAAAACAGGCAACCATGTCGATTTCTCGTTTATTCAGCAGGGCAATATCTCCTTACTCAAAAGCATTAACGTGACGCAGTCCTGA
- the silS gene encoding copper/silver sensor histidine kinase SilS, with protein sequence MHSKPSRRPFSLALRLTFFISLSTILAFIAFTWFMLHSVENHFAEQDVSDLQQISTTLNRILQSPVDPDDKKISKIKESIASYRNVALLLLNPRGEVLFSSAQGAALRPAVNSADFSEHSRARDVFLWTVEDPAGPMDTGSKMKMETYRIIASSGQAIFQGKQQNYVMLTGLSINFHLHYLDALKKNLIAIAVVISLLIVLIIRIAVRQGHLPLRNVSNAIKNITSENLDARLEPTRVPIELEQLVISFNHMIGKIEDVFTRQANFSADIAHEIRTPITNLVTQTEIALSQDRTQRELEDVLYSSLEEYNRMTKMVSDMLFLAQADNNQLIPDRVMFDLRAEVMKVFEFFEAWAEERNITLKFNGMPCLVEGDPQMFRRAINNLLSNALRYTPEGQAITVSIREQESFFDLVIENPGKPIPEEHLSRLFDRFYRVDPSRQRKGEGSGIGLAIVKSIVEAHHGRVQVESDVHSTRFILSVPRLEKMIPDTQCWE encoded by the coding sequence ATGCATAGCAAACCTTCCAGACGCCCTTTCTCACTCGCTCTGCGGCTGACCTTTTTTATCAGCCTGTCCACGATACTGGCTTTTATCGCATTCACCTGGTTTATGCTGCATTCTGTTGAAAATCATTTTGCCGAGCAGGATGTCAGCGATCTTCAACAAATCAGCACCACACTGAACCGTATACTGCAGTCCCCGGTGGATCCGGATGATAAAAAAATAAGCAAAATAAAGGAATCAATTGCCAGCTACCGCAACGTTGCCCTTTTGCTCCTCAATCCCAGGGGGGAAGTGCTCTTTAGCTCAGCTCAGGGGGCGGCACTACGCCCGGCAGTGAATTCAGCAGATTTTAGCGAGCACAGCCGCGCACGGGATGTCTTTCTCTGGACGGTGGAGGATCCTGCGGGACCGATGGATACCGGGTCCAAAATGAAGATGGAAACATACAGGATTATCGCCTCCTCTGGTCAGGCGATATTTCAGGGCAAACAGCAGAACTATGTCATGCTGACTGGCCTATCCATTAATTTCCATCTCCATTACCTCGATGCGCTGAAAAAGAACCTGATTGCGATTGCCGTCGTGATAAGCCTGTTGATTGTTCTGATCATTCGAATCGCTGTCCGTCAGGGGCACCTGCCCCTTCGTAATGTCAGCAATGCCATTAAAAACATCACCTCCGAGAATCTTGATGCGCGACTGGAACCGACACGCGTTCCCATTGAGCTGGAGCAACTGGTTATCTCGTTCAATCATATGATTGGAAAGATTGAGGATGTCTTTACCCGCCAGGCCAATTTCTCTGCCGATATCGCGCATGAGATCAGAACGCCCATCACCAATCTGGTGACGCAGACTGAAATCGCACTGAGTCAGGATCGAACACAGAGGGAACTTGAGGATGTCCTCTATTCCAGTCTTGAAGAGTATAACCGGATGACCAAAATGGTCAGCGATATGCTGTTCCTGGCACAGGCAGATAATAATCAGCTGATACCTGACAGGGTCATGTTTGACCTCAGAGCGGAAGTCATGAAAGTCTTCGAGTTTTTCGAAGCCTGGGCCGAAGAACGCAATATCACGCTCAAATTTAACGGGATGCCCTGCCTGGTTGAGGGAGATCCACAAATGTTCAGAAGGGCGATCAATAATCTGTTATCCAATGCCCTGCGTTATACCCCGGAGGGACAGGCAATCACCGTCTCAATAAGAGAGCAGGAGAGCTTTTTTGACCTTGTGATTGAAAATCCGGGGAAACCAATCCCTGAAGAGCATTTATCAAGGTTGTTTGACCGTTTTTATCGGGTGGATCCGTCCAGACAACGAAAAGGAGAAGGCAGCGGCATCGGCCTTGCGATTGTGAAGTCAATCGTGGAAGCACATCACGGAAGAGTGCAGGTGGAATCGGACGTACACTCAACGCGTTTTATCTTATCCGTGCCCAGACTGGAGAAAATGATTCCGGACACCCAGTGCTGGGAATAA
- the silE gene encoding silver-binding protein SilE: MKNIVLASLLGFGLISSAWATETVNIHERVNNAQAPAHQMQSAAAPVGIQGTAPRMAGMDQHEQAIIAHETMTNGSADAHQKMVESHQRMMGSQTVSPTGPSKSLAAMNEHERAAVAHEFMNNGQSGPHQAMAEAHRRMLSAG, from the coding sequence ATGAAAAATATCGTATTAGCATCCTTGCTGGGCTTTGGCTTAATTTCTTCGGCCTGGGCCACTGAAACCGTGAATATCCATGAGCGGGTCAACAATGCACAGGCACCTGCTCACCAGATGCAGTCTGCTGCGGCTCCTGTCGGGATCCAGGGGACTGCACCTCGTATGGCCGGTATGGACCAGCATGAACAGGCCATTATTGCTCATGAAACCATGACGAACGGGTCGGCGGATGCGCACCAGAAAATGGTGGAAAGTCATCAGAGGATGATGGGAAGTCAGACCGTTTCCCCTACCGGGCCGTCGAAGTCATTAGCGGCAATGAATGAGCATGAAAGAGCTGCAGTTGCCCATGAATTTATGAATAACGGTCAGTCTGGCCCACATCAGGCCATGGCCGAAGCGCATCGTCGCATGCTCAGTGCAGGCTGA
- the silC gene encoding Cu(+)/Ag(+) efflux RND transporter outer membrane channel SilC codes for MFKLKLLSISTIFILAGCVSLAPEYQRPAAPVPQQFSLSHNSLTPAVNGYQDTGWRNFFVDPQVTRLIGEALTNNRDLRMAALKVEEARAQFNVTDADRYPQLNASSGITYSGGLKGDKPTTQEYDARLELSYELDFFGKLKNMSDADRQNYFASEEARRAVHILLVSNVSQSYFSQQLAYEQLRIARETLKNYQQSYAFVEQQLVTGSTNVLALEQARGQIESTRAEIAKREGDLAQANNALQLVLGTYRALPSEKGMKGGEIAPVKLPPNLSSQILLQRPDIMEAEYQLKAADANIGAARAAFFPSITLTSGLSASSTELSSLFTSGSGMWNFIPKIEIPIFNAGRNKANLKLAEIRQQQSVVNYEQKIQSAFKDVSDTLALRDSLSQQLESQQRYLDSLQITLQRARGLYASGAVSYIEVLDAERSLFATQQTILDLTYSRQVNEINLFTALGGGWVE; via the coding sequence ATGTTCAAATTAAAATTACTCAGCATTAGCACGATATTCATCCTGGCAGGCTGCGTGTCGCTTGCGCCTGAATATCAGCGGCCCGCAGCACCGGTACCCCAGCAGTTTTCACTGTCCCATAACAGCCTGACGCCAGCGGTAAATGGCTATCAGGATACGGGCTGGCGTAACTTTTTTGTCGATCCCCAGGTTACCCGGTTGATCGGTGAAGCTCTGACTAATAACCGTGATTTGAGAATGGCTGCCCTGAAGGTTGAAGAGGCCCGAGCCCAGTTCAACGTCACGGATGCAGATCGTTATCCCCAGCTGAATGCCTCATCCGGGATAACATACAGCGGTGGTCTGAAAGGTGACAAGCCGACCACACAGGAGTACGACGCGAGACTGGAGCTCAGCTATGAGCTCGATTTTTTCGGCAAACTTAAGAACATGAGTGATGCTGATCGCCAGAACTACTTTGCCAGCGAAGAAGCCCGTCGGGCCGTACACATCCTGCTGGTATCCAACGTTTCACAAAGCTATTTCAGCCAGCAACTGGCGTACGAACAACTTCGTATTGCGCGGGAAACGCTGAAAAATTATCAACAGTCCTATGCTTTCGTTGAGCAGCAGCTCGTGACCGGGAGTACGAACGTTCTGGCACTTGAACAGGCGCGAGGACAAATCGAAAGTACCCGCGCCGAAATAGCCAAACGAGAAGGCGATCTGGCTCAGGCAAACAATGCCCTGCAACTGGTGCTGGGAACGTACCGCGCACTTCCGTCAGAAAAAGGGATGAAAGGCGGGGAGATAGCCCCAGTAAAATTGCCACCAAATCTGTCTTCACAAATTTTGCTGCAGCGACCGGATATTATGGAAGCGGAATATCAGCTGAAAGCGGCTGATGCCAATATTGGCGCAGCGCGAGCGGCCTTTTTCCCCTCAATTACCCTGACCAGTGGTCTTTCCGCAAGCAGTACGGAGCTGTCCAGCCTGTTTACGTCAGGAAGTGGAATGTGGAATTTTATCCCTAAAATTGAAATTCCTATATTTAATGCTGGCAGGAATAAAGCCAATCTGAAGCTGGCTGAAATTCGCCAGCAACAGTCGGTGGTTAATTACGAACAAAAAATTCAGTCAGCCTTTAAGGATGTTTCCGACACGCTTGCGCTGCGCGACAGCCTTAGCCAGCAACTTGAGTCACAGCAGCGTTATCTTGATTCACTTCAGATAACTCTCCAGCGTGCCAGAGGATTGTATGCAAGTGGTGCTGTCAGTTACATCGAAGTGCTGGATGCAGAACGTTCCCTCTTCGCTACCCAGCAAACCATTCTCGATCTTACCTATTCCCGGCAGGTTAACGAAATTAATCTGTTTACCGCGCTGGGTGGCGGTTGGGTAGAGTAA